A genomic region of Methanobacterium sp. SMA-27 contains the following coding sequences:
- a CDS encoding AI-2E family transporter, translating to MINDIKNNLTSAIFVIIILVIFSALVLTPMLSMIILGAIFAYAIRPLSNRMEPYLKYKSIAIFVGMIIVIIPLIAIIILFINTIIASTPAFVEFVKTLNLGSINSTNIQNYLPIQQYIPAESTSPVVTSVINSIYLGVEDILRGLTEYLLGLLKSIPTVLLQLFIFFASTFYFARDGDRVWDYLDYMVPEDRKHYFKTLIKETDRVLKSIFFGHFVTATITGVVAGIGFALLGYPYALFLGTLTGFFQLMPIVGHWPTLVGLAIYDAIIGNYFRAVEVMLLGVLLSLMDMYIRPKLAGKYADIHPLIFLLGFLCGPLVLGLVGFIIGPLILGVTYAAVVAYKKENQDKPVEKIVETNVGSKIKEKDH from the coding sequence ATGATTAATGATATTAAAAATAATTTAACTTCTGCAATTTTTGTAATTATAATCCTTGTTATATTCTCTGCGTTAGTTTTGACACCGATGCTCAGTATGATTATACTTGGAGCTATATTTGCCTATGCAATACGTCCACTGTCAAATAGAATGGAACCATATCTAAAGTACAAGTCTATTGCAATATTTGTTGGCATGATAATAGTAATAATTCCCCTAATCGCAATTATAATACTTTTTATCAATACCATCATTGCATCAACACCTGCATTTGTTGAATTTGTTAAAACCCTTAATTTAGGTAGTATAAACAGTACTAACATACAAAATTATCTTCCAATTCAACAATATATTCCTGCAGAAAGTACATCTCCAGTTGTGACTTCGGTAATTAATTCCATTTATTTAGGTGTAGAAGACATTCTTAGAGGCCTCACAGAATATTTATTAGGACTTTTGAAGTCAATTCCAACTGTTTTACTCCAGCTTTTCATATTTTTTGCATCTACATTTTACTTTGCAAGGGATGGTGATAGAGTATGGGATTATTTGGATTACATGGTACCAGAAGATAGAAAACACTATTTCAAAACGTTAATAAAGGAAACTGACCGGGTTTTAAAGAGTATATTCTTTGGACATTTTGTTACAGCTACAATAACAGGAGTTGTGGCAGGCATTGGATTTGCATTATTAGGTTATCCTTATGCATTATTCCTTGGAACATTGACTGGATTCTTTCAGTTAATGCCAATTGTTGGGCATTGGCCTACCCTTGTGGGTCTTGCAATCTATGATGCCATCATTGGAAACTACTTCAGGGCAGTGGAAGTTATGTTATTGGGGGTTTTGCTTAGTTTGATGGATATGTACATTAGACCAAAACTCGCAGGTAAATATGCGGATATCCATCCTTTAATATTCCTTCTAGGATTTTTATGCGGGCCCCTTGTACTGGGTTTGGTTGGATTTATTATTGGCCCTCTTATATTGGGTGTAACTTACGCTGCAGTAGTTGCCTATAAGAAGGAAAATCAGGACAAACCTGTAGAAAAAATTGTAGAAACTAATGTGGGTAGTAAAATTAAAGAAAAAGATCATTGA
- a CDS encoding dihydroorotate dehydrogenase electron transfer subunit: MNVPKIVKIKQIINESPTVKTFIFDWTVKDEIPGQFMMVWNFNNEKPMSISLIDPVKNEIGISIRNIGEFTNQVHNLREGDELGLRGPYGRGFHIAGSKILAVGGGIGMAPVIAFCEEATRMGIDVHIISAATTSNELIFSSRIDKSGAKLLTCTDDGTSGFCGFGTDLAEKTLSETDYDMIVSCGPEVMMKKLFDIVENYRIPAQFSMERYMKCGMGLCGQCCVDNVGWRVCVEGPVFWTDELRMISEFGKYRRDSSGVKHKIP, translated from the coding sequence ATGAATGTTCCTAAGATAGTTAAAATAAAACAAATAATAAATGAATCTCCCACAGTAAAAACATTTATCTTTGATTGGACTGTGAAAGATGAAATTCCGGGCCAGTTTATGATGGTTTGGAATTTTAATAATGAAAAACCCATGTCAATATCTCTTATAGACCCTGTGAAAAATGAGATAGGAATATCCATTAGAAATATTGGCGAATTTACTAACCAAGTACATAATCTTCGTGAAGGAGATGAATTGGGATTGAGGGGACCATATGGTAGGGGATTCCATATTGCCGGTTCAAAAATCCTTGCAGTAGGTGGGGGTATTGGTATGGCGCCGGTAATAGCATTTTGCGAGGAAGCAACCAGAATGGGGATTGATGTACATATTATAAGTGCAGCTACCACCAGTAATGAATTGATTTTCAGTAGTAGAATTGATAAATCGGGAGCTAAACTATTAACATGTACCGACGATGGAACCTCTGGTTTCTGTGGGTTCGGAACAGATCTTGCTGAAAAGACATTATCAGAAACTGATTATGATATGATAGTAAGTTGTGGTCCCGAGGTCATGATGAAAAAACTCTTTGACATTGTTGAAAATTATAGAATTCCTGCACAGTTTTCAATGGAAAGATATATGAAATGTGGAATGGGTTTATGTGGTCAGTGTTGTGTTGATAATGTTGGTTGGAGAGTATGTGTTGAAGGACCTGTATTTTGGACAGATGAACTTAGAATGATCAGTGAATTTGGTAAATACCGAAGGGATTCGTCAGGTGTGAAACATAAAATTCCATGA
- a CDS encoding dihydroorotate dehydrogenase, with product MLEIELCGIKMRSPTMLAAGILGSTASSLNWAGRSGAGAVVTKSFGLNPNKGYANPTTVEVTGGIINAIGLSNPGVANFKLELEKLDKSVPAIASLYGANQYEFSEIASEVENLVDAIELNVSCPHAMGGCGSAIGQDPHLTADIVRTVKKSVKIPVFVKLTPNVTDIVEIAQYAEDAGADALTMINSVGPGMKIDVETGIPILKNRFGGLSGPAIKPIAIRCVFDVFESIDIPIIGVGGIRDHNDVLEFLYAGARCVQIGTSIMYEGMDIFTKINNGLRRFMDEKGYGSVDEIIGISHD from the coding sequence ATACTGGAAATCGAACTATGCGGTATTAAAATGAGAAGTCCTACAATGTTAGCTGCAGGAATACTGGGTAGCACTGCATCATCACTTAATTGGGCCGGTAGAAGTGGTGCAGGGGCTGTTGTAACTAAATCGTTTGGTTTGAATCCTAACAAGGGATATGCAAATCCTACAACGGTAGAGGTTACGGGAGGAATTATCAATGCTATTGGCCTATCAAATCCTGGTGTTGCTAACTTTAAATTAGAGCTTGAAAAGCTGGATAAATCTGTTCCGGCCATAGCCTCTCTGTATGGTGCCAACCAATATGAGTTTTCTGAAATAGCATCAGAGGTTGAAAATCTAGTGGATGCCATTGAGCTCAATGTATCATGTCCACATGCAATGGGTGGATGTGGATCAGCAATTGGACAAGACCCACATTTAACTGCAGATATAGTGAGAACTGTAAAGAAAAGCGTAAAAATTCCTGTTTTTGTCAAGTTAACCCCCAATGTAACAGATATAGTTGAAATTGCACAATATGCTGAGGATGCAGGAGCAGATGCTTTGACAATGATAAATTCAGTTGGACCTGGAATGAAAATTGATGTAGAAACGGGAATACCCATATTAAAGAATCGTTTTGGAGGATTGTCTGGACCTGCCATAAAACCTATTGCAATTAGGTGTGTTTTTGATGTTTTTGAATCTATAGACATTCCTATTATTGGAGTGGGTGGTATAAGAGATCATAATGATGTGCTTGAATTTTTATATGCAGGTGCAAGATGTGTTCAGATCGGTACTTCTATAATGTACGAAGGAATGGATATTTTTACAAAGATAAATAACGGGCTTAGAAGATTCATGGATGAGAAGGGGTATGGTTCTGTAGATGAAATTATTGGAATTTCCCATGATTGA
- a CDS encoding NOP5/NOP56 family protein, with amino-acid sequence MKCYLTCSFAGFISLDENCTLLDYELFPRDKLKERFAKISAGIVTQEEELILKRLVKKCDTIVIETNTPHSRYKNLKESIKFKYETPNMAGEFLRSNMEDLLKKTDFLKSDDDLTKIIHDLSIEITNDRLRKASESEDMFLIQAINSIDELDETTGKMVERLREWYSIHFPELDKIKNHERFVEIVADLGDRDSIIDSGVLDPDKDSVRTDKSIGAPISEIDLLILKEFASSIKSLQVTKRSITEYIDERMGEIAPNLKDLTGASLGAKLIAHVGSLERLSKMASGTVQVLGAEKALFRHLKTGERPPKHGLIFQHPEVRGAKWWIRGKVARTLALKISLAVRKDVYSGEYDPSISESFEIRIEEIKKSNPFPKKSTKGKKVNDKETKKKRKKRDKYKKNIKDYY; translated from the coding sequence ATGAAATGTTATCTCACATGTTCCTTTGCTGGATTCATATCCCTTGATGAAAATTGTACACTCTTAGATTATGAACTTTTCCCAAGGGACAAATTAAAGGAAAGGTTTGCAAAGATCAGTGCTGGAATTGTAACCCAAGAAGAAGAATTAATTCTCAAAAGACTTGTTAAAAAATGCGATACAATAGTAATTGAAACCAATACTCCCCATTCAAGATATAAAAATCTTAAAGAAAGCATTAAATTTAAATATGAAACTCCAAACATGGCCGGAGAATTTTTAAGGTCAAATATGGAAGATTTATTAAAAAAAACAGATTTCTTAAAATCTGATGATGATCTAACTAAGATAATTCATGACCTATCAATAGAAATAACTAATGATCGCTTGCGAAAGGCTTCTGAATCTGAAGATATGTTCCTGATTCAGGCCATAAATTCCATAGACGAACTTGATGAAACAACTGGTAAAATGGTTGAAAGGTTGAGAGAATGGTATTCAATACACTTCCCCGAGTTGGATAAAATAAAAAATCATGAACGATTCGTTGAAATTGTAGCAGATCTTGGGGACAGGGATTCAATAATTGATTCTGGTGTTCTAGATCCGGATAAAGATTCTGTTAGAACCGATAAGAGTATTGGAGCACCCATATCTGAAATTGACCTTTTAATCCTTAAGGAATTTGCATCATCAATAAAATCTCTACAAGTAACAAAGAGATCAATCACAGAATATATAGATGAAAGAATGGGTGAGATTGCACCCAATCTCAAGGATCTTACAGGTGCATCTCTAGGAGCCAAGCTCATCGCCCATGTTGGTAGCCTAGAGAGATTATCAAAAATGGCTTCAGGCACTGTACAAGTTCTTGGAGCTGAAAAAGCCCTTTTCAGGCATTTAAAAACTGGTGAGAGACCACCTAAACATGGACTTATTTTCCAGCACCCCGAAGTCAGAGGTGCTAAATGGTGGATCAGGGGAAAAGTTGCACGAACATTAGCACTAAAAATATCTTTGGCCGTGCGTAAAGATGTTTATTCAGGTGAATACGATCCGAGTATAAGTGAAAGTTTCGAAATACGTATTGAAGAAATTAAAAAGTCCAATCCATTCCCTAAAAAAAGTACAAAAGGAAAAAAAGTTAATGATAAGGAAACAAAGAAGAAAAGGAAAAAAAGAGATAAATACAAGAAAAATATCAAGGATTATTATTAG
- a CDS encoding fibrillarin-like rRNA/tRNA 2'-O-methyltransferase, producing the protein MEKLEEFTGVYNIEDHIATENLNTGKKVYGERLIEVDDKEYRIWEPRRSKLGAAIMNGMETFPFKTDSKILYLGASSGTTPSHISDIATNGTIWCVEFSPRMMRSLVELSRDRRNMVPLLDDATKPRNYLHLLEKVDILYSDVAQSKQSELFMENMRLYLKPEGTGIIMIKSRSIDVTQSPKKIFREEEKKLKTGGFKVLEKINLEPYEKDHLAMVCKFAF; encoded by the coding sequence ATGGAAAAACTAGAGGAATTTACTGGCGTTTACAACATTGAAGACCATATTGCAACTGAAAACCTAAACACTGGCAAAAAGGTCTACGGTGAAAGACTAATTGAAGTTGATGATAAAGAATATAGAATATGGGAGCCTCGACGATCTAAACTGGGAGCGGCAATAATGAATGGGATGGAAACCTTCCCATTTAAAACCGACTCTAAAATACTTTATTTGGGAGCTTCATCTGGTACTACTCCATCACATATCTCGGACATAGCAACCAATGGAACAATTTGGTGCGTGGAATTTTCCCCTAGAATGATGAGGAGTCTGGTAGAACTTTCAAGAGATAGGAGAAATATGGTTCCTTTATTGGACGATGCAACTAAACCAAGGAATTACTTACATTTACTCGAAAAAGTGGATATCTTGTACTCTGATGTGGCACAATCAAAACAATCCGAACTTTTCATGGAAAATATGCGTCTTTATCTGAAACCTGAAGGTACTGGAATTATAATGATCAAATCTAGAAGCATAGATGTGACTCAAAGTCCCAAAAAGATATTCAGGGAAGAAGAAAAAAAGCTCAAGACAGGAGGTTTCAAAGTTCTTGAAAAAATCAATTTAGAGCCATATGAAAAGGATCATTTGGCAATGGTATGTAAATTTGCTTTTTAG
- the coaBC gene encoding bifunctional phosphopantothenoylcysteine decarboxylase/phosphopantothenate--cysteine ligase CoaBC, with product MEIVVCVTGSIAAVESVKLVRELKRQGMNVTCFMSDDACKIIHPNAMEFATGKNVVLELTGDIEHVKYAQADLILVAPATANLISKFAYKIADNPISTLLITAYGYSTPIIFVPSMHDSMYKSVSENIERCKDDGIILIDPKREEGKAKFPSIQDITLQTLRETSEGKLRGKKVIITAGGTYEEIDSVRGITNRSSGKMGLEIAKEAFIQGADVTLITGSIKVHVPKIFGRIKINSTEEMKKEIIKLIPESDVFVSAAAVSDFTVEKTSEKQDKISSKKDLTLYLKKAPKIINIIKEINPNIFLVGFKAEYNVSNEELISLAHKKMESSRADLMIANDVSIKGAGFSSDKNQVIIVDGDTLTVPLTSKTEIAKKIIQKLILKLDN from the coding sequence ATGGAAATTGTGGTATGTGTTACAGGTAGTATTGCTGCAGTTGAATCTGTAAAACTTGTAAGGGAACTTAAAAGGCAGGGAATGAATGTTACATGTTTCATGAGTGATGATGCATGCAAAATAATACATCCAAATGCCATGGAGTTTGCAACTGGCAAGAATGTTGTCTTGGAACTCACTGGAGATATTGAGCATGTTAAATATGCACAAGCTGATCTAATATTAGTTGCTCCTGCTACAGCTAATTTAATAAGCAAGTTTGCATATAAAATTGCAGATAATCCAATAAGCACGCTTTTAATAACTGCATATGGATATTCAACACCAATTATATTTGTTCCATCAATGCATGATTCCATGTATAAATCAGTTTCAGAGAACATCGAAAGGTGTAAAGATGATGGTATTATTTTAATAGATCCTAAAAGAGAAGAAGGAAAGGCTAAATTTCCAAGTATCCAAGACATTACCCTTCAAACTTTAAGAGAAACATCTGAAGGAAAGTTAAGGGGTAAAAAAGTAATTATAACTGCTGGTGGTACTTATGAAGAGATAGATTCTGTAAGAGGTATCACAAATAGAAGTTCTGGAAAAATGGGTCTTGAAATAGCTAAAGAAGCATTTATACAAGGTGCAGATGTAACGCTGATCACTGGATCAATAAAAGTCCATGTTCCAAAAATTTTTGGCAGGATTAAAATTAATTCTACCGAGGAAATGAAGAAAGAAATAATTAAATTAATTCCTGAAAGTGATGTATTTGTATCTGCGGCAGCAGTATCGGATTTTACAGTAGAAAAAACTTCTGAAAAACAAGATAAAATTTCTTCTAAAAAAGATTTAACATTGTATCTTAAAAAGGCTCCAAAAATAATAAATATTATCAAGGAAATCAATCCAAATATTTTCTTAGTTGGTTTCAAGGCAGAATATAATGTATCAAATGAGGAATTAATATCTTTAGCCCATAAAAAAATGGAATCATCTAGAGCAGATTTAATGATTGCAAATGATGTTTCAATTAAAGGTGCAGGATTTAGTTCAGATAAGAACCAGGTAATTATTGTTGATGGAGATACATTAACAGTACCATTAACATCTAAAACGGAAATTGCCAAGAAAATTATCCAAAAGTTAATTTTGAAGTTGGATAATTAA
- a CDS encoding KH domain-containing protein, protein MVLPVCDVCLKSGILCQGCENKLKSGEISQLDLDIAKVLFKLGEGKLGFKKTIEIGDIVIIITEKDQVGKLIGKSGKIVRELSRTVGKKIRVVGEDSDLRAVARDILAPARVSGINVVYGTDGEEKFKVRVMREDSRKLPGRLDILNDIIKMLTEQETVVVVDRN, encoded by the coding sequence ATGGTATTGCCAGTATGCGATGTCTGTTTAAAAAGTGGAATTTTATGTCAGGGTTGTGAGAACAAGCTTAAAAGTGGTGAGATATCCCAACTCGACTTGGACATTGCTAAGGTACTTTTCAAACTCGGTGAAGGTAAATTAGGTTTTAAAAAGACCATTGAAATTGGAGATATTGTTATAATAATCACAGAGAAGGACCAGGTTGGAAAACTCATAGGAAAGAGTGGAAAAATAGTACGTGAACTCTCAAGAACTGTGGGGAAAAAGATTAGAGTAGTTGGTGAAGATTCAGACCTCCGTGCAGTTGCTAGGGATATACTGGCCCCTGCAAGGGTATCGGGTATAAATGTTGTCTATGGAACAGATGGTGAAGAAAAGTTCAAGGTAAGGGTAATGAGAGAAGATTCAAGAAAACTTCCTGGAAGACTTGACATCCTCAATGATATAATAAAAATGCTTACCGAACAAGAAACCGTTGTTGTAGTTGACAGAAACTGA
- a CDS encoding PsbP-related protein, translating into MRNQVILVIVLLFFVVLASGCISDNKQSNATKTYNQNNVSFTYPGVWELANTTSPNAVVALADPNTIQNGSPTTRVVVQKPDVSKGSNLTDVYAANYKSFFNTTGYQEVSEGNLTINGGIALENIYKSNTDDQKEYRAVWFNKNGNIYVVLFSAKSADFQAQQNNFNLVINSFK; encoded by the coding sequence TTGAGAAACCAAGTAATTCTGGTAATTGTTCTTTTGTTTTTTGTTGTTCTAGCATCTGGGTGTATATCTGACAATAAACAATCCAATGCAACAAAGACCTACAATCAAAACAATGTTTCATTTACTTATCCTGGAGTATGGGAACTTGCTAACACAACTTCTCCAAACGCTGTTGTAGCTCTTGCAGATCCAAATACTATTCAAAATGGAAGTCCTACAACAAGGGTAGTAGTTCAAAAACCGGATGTTTCAAAAGGAAGTAACCTTACTGATGTGTATGCGGCAAATTATAAATCATTTTTCAATACAACAGGTTATCAGGAAGTATCTGAGGGGAATTTAACGATAAATGGTGGCATTGCCCTTGAAAACATATATAAATCTAATACTGACGATCAAAAGGAATATCGTGCTGTATGGTTCAATAAAAATGGTAATATATATGTTGTACTCTTTAGTGCTAAATCAGCAGATTTTCAAGCCCAACAAAATAATTTTAACCTTGTAATAAATAGTTTCAAGTAA
- the pheA gene encoding prephenate dehydratase, with protein sequence MGKIGFLGPVGTFTEEAAALVGDNLVAFDTILQVLDAVEKNEVDVGVVPIENSIEGPVGITLDLLVHDYDLKIKREIIIPVSHNLLINPKTNINNIEFVNSHMQALSQCRNFIESLNVVVNATPSTSAAAEMVKGNNNSAAIGTKRAAEIYGLKIVETDIQDYKNNVTRFVVISKKDHGQTGNDKTSIVFSIVEDKPGGLYEILGLFADNNINLTKIESRPSKEKLGNYIFFVDLEGHRTDELIRYILNIIRSKVGYIKVLGSYPKEGED encoded by the coding sequence ATGGGTAAAATTGGCTTCTTAGGTCCTGTAGGTACATTTACTGAAGAGGCTGCAGCTTTAGTTGGAGATAATCTCGTTGCATTTGATACTATCCTTCAAGTTCTCGATGCAGTTGAAAAGAATGAAGTTGACGTGGGTGTGGTACCTATTGAAAACTCCATTGAAGGTCCTGTTGGTATCACCCTCGATCTATTGGTTCATGATTATGATCTAAAGATAAAACGTGAGATTATTATTCCAGTAAGTCACAACCTTTTGATTAATCCTAAAACTAATATAAACAATATTGAATTCGTGAATTCTCATATGCAAGCACTTTCACAATGCAGAAATTTTATTGAATCGTTGAATGTGGTTGTTAATGCTACCCCGAGTACTTCTGCTGCTGCAGAGATGGTGAAGGGAAATAATAATTCTGCAGCTATTGGAACTAAGCGGGCTGCAGAAATATATGGACTTAAAATTGTAGAAACAGATATTCAAGATTATAAAAATAATGTTACAAGATTTGTTGTTATAAGCAAAAAAGATCATGGACAAACAGGAAATGATAAAACTTCTATTGTTTTTTCAATTGTAGAGGATAAACCTGGAGGACTCTACGAAATTCTTGGATTGTTTGCAGACAATAACATAAATCTAACAAAAATTGAATCAAGACCTTCAAAAGAAAAACTTGGTAATTACATCTTTTTTGTTGATTTAGAGGGCCATAGGACAGATGAATTGATCAGGTATATTTTAAATATTATAAGATCCAAGGTAGGATATATAAAAGTATTAGGTTCATATCCTAAGGAAGGAGAGGATTGA
- a CDS encoding RNA ligase has protein sequence MQIRVGKTNSHKNFFLKCNHCNYSYETPMPIFISNVLPEILDVEKANIERSFKNGNIKFYESQGINGLLFRKSVGKIESGTMVCFGDKVEIIRGFPKIRRTLMLEPSLRIHFDQKVAVEEKMNGYNVRIALINNRIIAFTRGGYVCPYTTKKAPEIMDMDEFFNDHPELVICGEMVGTENPYVTHHYREIGNLGFRIFDIREKSSNNAMSIPDKIKILEFYGLPGVKLFEIMDIEDAPKKIFDLVFKLGKDNREGVVIKDPSMEIDPLKYTSSQAHNGELQYAFTYPFDFGRSFFFSRVIREGFQAYELNESEDEIRHRAHMIGESILYPMIHTIKHVANDNLASENIIIHVDNMNEAEDFVRYLRDLGVVATVHSFEDGKAIIRRVHQSTTDRISNFLRGGLY, from the coding sequence ATGCAAATACGAGTGGGAAAAACAAATTCCCACAAAAACTTTTTTTTAAAATGCAACCACTGTAACTATAGTTATGAAACACCAATGCCCATTTTTATCAGTAATGTACTTCCAGAGATCCTAGATGTTGAAAAAGCCAATATAGAAAGGTCATTTAAAAATGGTAACATCAAATTTTATGAAAGTCAAGGTATTAATGGTCTCCTATTCCGGAAATCTGTTGGAAAAATAGAATCAGGAACCATGGTATGTTTTGGGGATAAAGTCGAGATAATACGGGGATTTCCAAAAATAAGAAGAACATTAATGCTTGAACCTTCCCTTAGAATCCATTTTGATCAGAAAGTAGCCGTAGAAGAAAAAATGAACGGTTATAATGTTAGAATAGCATTGATCAATAATAGGATTATAGCTTTCACTCGAGGAGGTTATGTATGTCCATATACCACTAAAAAAGCCCCGGAAATCATGGATATGGATGAATTTTTTAATGATCATCCCGAACTAGTTATTTGCGGTGAAATGGTTGGCACAGAAAATCCTTATGTGACACATCATTACAGGGAGATTGGAAATCTTGGATTCAGAATATTCGATATAAGAGAAAAGTCTTCTAACAATGCAATGTCTATCCCGGATAAAATTAAAATTCTTGAATTTTATGGTCTTCCTGGTGTGAAACTTTTTGAGATCATGGATATTGAAGATGCTCCTAAAAAAATCTTTGATTTGGTTTTTAAACTTGGAAAGGATAATAGAGAAGGAGTAGTTATTAAAGATCCCTCAATGGAAATTGATCCACTTAAGTATACATCATCTCAAGCTCATAATGGTGAATTACAATATGCGTTTACTTATCCGTTTGATTTTGGCAGATCTTTTTTCTTTAGTAGAGTTATTAGAGAGGGATTTCAAGCATACGAACTAAATGAGTCAGAAGATGAGATCAGGCATAGGGCTCACATGATAGGGGAATCAATACTCTATCCAATGATACATACAATAAAACATGTTGCCAATGATAATCTTGCATCTGAGAACATTATAATCCATGTTGACAATATGAATGAGGCAGAAGATTTTGTTCGCTACCTTCGAGATCTTGGGGTTGTTGCAACTGTTCATTCATTTGAAGATGGAAAAGCAATTATAAGGAGGGTACATCAATCTACAACTGACAGGATATCAAATTTTCTCAGGGGTGGGTTGTATTGA
- a CDS encoding CBS domain-containing protein, producing the protein MHVKDIMKEEVVHVDKDQNIQDALKLMKKHKISRLPVVNINTDHHRELVGIVTEKDIALRLGSSKYGNLPPSHFHVSTVMKQDPVVIESTQNIGIAAETMIKNKIDGMPVINNCEIVGMLTKTDFLEICKGKPFNSTNIDDRMETDLVTVSPSDRLVHARRCLIDKEVGRLPVVEEDILEGIITAKDVANAMISFKKIVPDKYKNARIRNLLVGDVMTQNVKTIDGGSTLEQAATVMLENRISGIPVELDGKLKGIITKTDLINFVVELEEVS; encoded by the coding sequence ATGCACGTTAAAGACATAATGAAAGAAGAAGTTGTTCATGTGGATAAGGATCAGAACATCCAAGATGCCCTAAAACTGATGAAAAAGCATAAAATCTCCAGACTTCCTGTTGTGAATATCAATACAGATCATCATAGGGAACTGGTTGGAATTGTCACTGAAAAGGATATAGCTCTTAGATTAGGATCATCAAAGTATGGAAACCTCCCACCATCACATTTCCATGTTTCAACTGTTATGAAACAGGATCCAGTGGTTATTGAAAGCACTCAAAATATTGGAATTGCCGCCGAAACCATGATAAAAAATAAAATTGATGGAATGCCCGTTATAAATAACTGCGAAATCGTGGGAATGCTTACAAAAACAGATTTTCTTGAGATATGCAAGGGTAAACCATTCAATTCAACTAATATTGATGATAGAATGGAAACTGATCTTGTTACAGTAAGTCCCAGCGACAGACTTGTGCATGCAAGGAGATGTTTAATAGATAAAGAAGTAGGAAGACTTCCTGTTGTTGAAGAGGATATTTTAGAAGGTATAATAACTGCAAAGGATGTAGCTAATGCAATGATATCATTTAAAAAGATTGTACCTGACAAGTATAAAAATGCCCGTATAAGAAATCTTCTTGTAGGAGATGTAATGACTCAAAACGTAAAAACCATTGATGGTGGATCAACACTTGAACAAGCTGCAACTGTAATGCTTGAAAATCGTATCAGTGGAATTCCAGTTGAACTCGATGGAAAGCTGAAAGGCATTATTACAAAAACAGATTTAATCAATTTTGTTGTGGAACTTGAGGAGGTAAGTTGA
- a CDS encoding CBS domain-containing protein: MEIKEVMNPEVFVVQENEQVGHARNLMLSHGISKLVVVDGQGKPVGMVTEKDLTRKLKGNGPKWKSRPIDKISIRRIMSTDPITANPNDEIHIAIELLIKNNIGSIPIVDDNGIAGILTKTDLMKVYTDKLKGKWRVSDLMTSDVITVNENHSIAHVISTMEDNKIGKIVVIRDNTPVGIITPENISFAYVEDPETGVNVEKIYFIRNSDGKSKRNVRMVSMMTAGDIMQNHLVNISGGEDATIAADKMVENDISGLPVVDGDTLVGVITKTDLIRGIQ, translated from the coding sequence ATGGAAATTAAAGAAGTAATGAACCCTGAAGTATTTGTTGTTCAGGAAAATGAGCAAGTGGGACATGCAAGGAACCTGATGCTCTCACATGGAATCAGCAAATTAGTAGTGGTTGATGGACAAGGAAAACCTGTTGGAATGGTTACTGAAAAGGATTTAACCCGTAAACTCAAAGGAAATGGCCCAAAATGGAAAAGTAGGCCTATTGATAAAATATCCATCAGAAGGATCATGAGTACAGATCCTATAACAGCCAATCCCAATGATGAAATACATATAGCCATCGAACTTCTGATTAAGAACAACATTGGATCAATACCTATAGTGGATGATAATGGTATCGCAGGCATACTTACTAAAACTGACCTTATGAAAGTATATACTGATAAATTAAAGGGTAAATGGAGAGTTTCCGATCTTATGACAAGTGATGTAATCACAGTAAATGAAAATCATAGCATTGCACATGTTATAAGTACAATGGAAGATAATAAGATAGGAAAAATCGTTGTTATTCGTGATAACACACCTGTGGGAATTATAACTCCAGAAAACATCTCATTTGCCTATGTTGAAGATCCTGAAACTGGTGTAAATGTTGAAAAGATATACTTCATAAGAAACTCTGATGGAAAAAGTAAAAGAAATGTTAGGATGGTTTCAATGATGACAGCTGGGGATATAATGCAGAATCACTTGGTAAACATTTCAGGTGGTGAAGATGCAACTATTGCTGCAGACAAGATGGTTGAAAATGATATTAGTGGTCTACCTGTAGTTGATGGAGATACACTAGTCGGAGTAATTACTAAAACAGATCTTATCAGAGGTATACAATAA